One genomic window of Novosphingobium aureum includes the following:
- a CDS encoding TonB-dependent receptor gives MACKRTLLMAGAAFAGIGVTPAWAQVAEGIAAGPEITVTARRQDETLSEVPASITVLTGEDLQAKGIVTTEQAIAATPGVTIVSNSAQVGDAQINIRGVNGARDAENNVALVVDGILKTNTAAVNQYQGALQQFEILKGPQGAYYGRGATAGVIVMTTKMPSDSFEASGRAYWATQDSQLAEGSISGPLGENTGFVLFGQYRHTNGFYENVGTDSRTQGKTMDTYEGWGLGGRLYSEPTDRLTLDAKFRYGKVEAGALNFTAIFALPDFASVLGIPEYAENVNDHEDFQYRRNVPSIDNQRTIEASFKADYAFDGAKLSAWAAFSDIDETFYADTTGASLGRFNAQASCQQSVADLYAQGVVLQAPLYLGPTPGASTLGAYSPTTCDGIQVTLRDQRDVSAEIRLVSDTASPLQWSIGAYYLHINRHYATALNEDDGGPVVVSLYNAPGTPNQTSQLFDDRFKTNVYAGFGSLQYELGDALTLSAALRYDREERTVTPLVPDVIDPITGASINPGYDVGTLAPQSRSYQQLQPKFTARYEFTPDFNVYLDYGVGFKAGGFNSQGSAALVDLYFNQALGSNIGIEDDYKKEVSHALEAGFKASLANGSVQVSGAVYRNIVEDMQFFEFYTGTFGILRVVSNIDKVRLMGAELGVVWKVAEGFTLDAGGNVLDSKIISNSVRPDTEGNKSPYSADYTLNLGATVVQPVSDSVDFTFRADYRLTGPTWFHVVQAQERRTIFDLFYPGLGTADYSGTKRDTYGIVNLRAGLKGEGWNLTGFVNNFFKTRYLEEVIPAPEFGGSFVTPGAQRQIGIEAGFSF, from the coding sequence ATGGCATGCAAACGTACACTTCTCATGGCCGGAGCGGCCTTCGCCGGGATCGGCGTCACGCCGGCATGGGCTCAGGTTGCCGAGGGCATCGCAGCGGGGCCGGAGATCACCGTCACCGCCCGCCGGCAGGATGAGACCCTGTCCGAAGTGCCCGCCTCGATCACCGTGCTGACCGGCGAGGACCTGCAGGCCAAGGGCATCGTCACAACCGAGCAGGCGATTGCGGCAACGCCGGGTGTGACCATCGTCTCCAACTCGGCGCAGGTCGGTGACGCGCAGATCAACATCCGCGGCGTCAATGGCGCGCGCGATGCCGAGAACAACGTCGCGCTGGTCGTCGACGGCATCCTCAAGACCAACACTGCCGCCGTGAACCAGTATCAGGGCGCGTTGCAGCAGTTCGAGATCCTGAAAGGTCCGCAGGGCGCCTACTATGGTCGCGGGGCGACGGCAGGCGTGATCGTGATGACGACCAAGATGCCCTCGGACAGCTTCGAGGCCAGTGGCAGGGCCTACTGGGCGACGCAGGACAGCCAGCTGGCGGAAGGCTCGATCTCGGGGCCGCTTGGAGAGAATACCGGCTTCGTCCTGTTCGGGCAGTACCGCCATACCAACGGCTTCTACGAGAACGTCGGCACCGACTCGCGTACTCAGGGCAAGACCATGGATACCTACGAGGGTTGGGGGCTTGGCGGACGTCTCTATTCGGAGCCGACCGACCGCCTGACCCTCGATGCCAAGTTCCGCTACGGCAAGGTCGAGGCAGGCGCGCTCAACTTCACTGCGATCTTCGCGCTGCCAGACTTCGCCAGTGTCCTCGGAATCCCCGAGTATGCAGAGAACGTCAACGACCACGAAGACTTCCAGTACCGGCGCAACGTGCCCTCGATCGACAACCAGCGCACGATCGAGGCCTCGTTCAAGGCCGACTACGCCTTCGACGGCGCGAAGCTGAGCGCATGGGCGGCCTTCTCGGACATCGACGAGACCTTCTACGCCGATACCACGGGCGCCTCGCTCGGCCGGTTCAACGCACAGGCCTCGTGCCAGCAGTCGGTTGCCGACCTCTACGCGCAGGGCGTGGTGCTGCAGGCGCCGCTCTATCTCGGGCCGACTCCGGGAGCATCGACGCTCGGCGCCTACAGCCCGACCACTTGCGACGGCATCCAGGTCACCTTGCGCGACCAGCGCGACGTGAGCGCGGAAATCCGGCTCGTCTCGGATACCGCCTCGCCGCTGCAATGGTCGATCGGGGCCTATTACCTGCACATCAACCGCCACTACGCGACCGCGCTCAACGAGGACGACGGCGGGCCGGTGGTGGTCAGCCTCTATAATGCGCCGGGTACGCCCAACCAGACCTCGCAGCTGTTCGACGACCGCTTCAAGACCAACGTCTATGCGGGCTTCGGCTCGTTGCAGTACGAACTGGGCGATGCGCTCACGCTCTCGGCGGCGCTGCGCTACGATCGCGAGGAGCGTACGGTCACCCCGCTGGTGCCCGACGTGATCGACCCGATCACTGGGGCCTCGATCAATCCGGGCTACGATGTCGGCACGCTCGCTCCGCAGTCGCGTTCCTACCAGCAGCTCCAGCCCAAGTTCACCGCGCGCTACGAGTTCACGCCCGATTTCAACGTCTATCTGGACTATGGTGTGGGCTTCAAGGCGGGCGGCTTCAACAGCCAGGGCAGTGCGGCGCTGGTCGATCTCTACTTCAATCAGGCGCTCGGCTCGAACATCGGCATCGAGGACGACTACAAGAAGGAAGTCAGCCATGCGCTCGAGGCCGGGTTCAAGGCGAGCCTTGCCAACGGATCGGTGCAGGTCAGCGGCGCGGTCTACCGCAACATCGTCGAGGACATGCAGTTCTTCGAGTTCTACACCGGCACCTTCGGCATTCTTCGCGTCGTCTCGAACATCGACAAGGTGCGCCTGATGGGTGCGGAACTGGGCGTGGTGTGGAAGGTCGCCGAAGGCTTCACCCTCGATGCCGGGGGCAACGTCCTCGACAGCAAGATCATCAGCAATTCGGTGCGCCCCGATACCGAGGGCAACAAGTCGCCCTATTCGGCAGACTACACGCTCAACCTCGGCGCGACGGTGGTGCAGCCGGTGTCGGACAGCGTCGACTTCACCTTCCGCGCCGACTACCGCCTGACCGGCCCGACCTGGTTCCACGTCGTGCAGGCACAGGAGCGCCGGACGATCTTCGACCTGTTCTATCCCGGGCTCGGCACCGCCGACTATTCGGGCACGAAGCGCGACACATACGGCATCGTCAACCTGCGTGCGGGTCTGAAAGGCGAGGGCTGGAACCTGACCGGCTTCGTCAACAACTTCTTCAAGACCCGTTATCTCGAGGAAGTGATCCCCGCGCCCGAGTTCGGTGGCTCGTTCGTAACCCCGGGCGCGCAGCGCCAGATCGGGATCGAGGCTGGCTTCAGCTTCTGA
- a CDS encoding hydroxymethylglutaryl-CoA lyase — MTAKSIEFMEVGPRDGLQNEKTIISTQDKLELIARAIDAGARRIEVTSFVNPRRVPQMADAAEVCAGLPEADGVIYTGLVLNAKGGERAIATGRIHELGAVCVASDRFAIANQGQTSMESVEAAKGLVAMAKDAGLRGQATIGAAFGCPFEGEIAEDHVIAMARALAEADPVEITLADTIGVADPAHVSRLVTAVGEAIGPIPVRVHFHNTRGTGVANVWAAVEAGARVVDAALGGLGGCPFAPGAAGNVASEDVVYMLHRAGVETGMDLEKLVAANAWLSGVMDRTLPSMVARAPAFPMQQQA, encoded by the coding sequence GTGACGGCAAAGTCAATCGAATTCATGGAAGTGGGGCCGCGCGACGGCCTGCAGAACGAAAAGACGATCATCTCGACGCAGGACAAGCTCGAGCTGATCGCGCGCGCCATCGATGCCGGTGCGCGCCGCATTGAGGTAACCAGCTTCGTCAATCCGCGCCGCGTGCCGCAGATGGCCGATGCCGCCGAAGTCTGTGCCGGACTGCCCGAAGCAGACGGCGTGATCTACACCGGCCTCGTGCTCAACGCCAAGGGCGGCGAACGCGCCATTGCCACCGGTCGCATTCACGAGCTGGGCGCGGTCTGCGTCGCCTCCGACCGCTTCGCCATCGCCAATCAGGGCCAGACCAGCATGGAATCGGTCGAGGCCGCCAAGGGCCTCGTGGCCATGGCCAAGGATGCCGGGCTGCGCGGCCAGGCCACCATCGGCGCAGCCTTCGGCTGCCCCTTCGAGGGCGAGATCGCCGAAGATCACGTCATAGCCATGGCCCGCGCGCTGGCCGAGGCGGACCCGGTCGAGATCACGCTTGCCGACACCATCGGCGTCGCCGACCCGGCCCACGTCAGCCGTCTCGTCACCGCAGTCGGTGAAGCCATCGGCCCGATCCCGGTGCGCGTCCACTTCCACAATACCCGCGGCACGGGCGTGGCTAATGTCTGGGCTGCGGTCGAGGCGGGCGCGCGCGTCGTCGATGCGGCCCTTGGTGGTCTCGGCGGCTGCCCCTTCGCACCGGGCGCGGCGGGCAATGTCGCGAGCGAGGACGTGGTCTACATGCTGCACCGCGCCGGGGTCGAGACGGGCATGGACCTCGAAAAGCTGGTGGCAGCCAATGCCTGGCTCTCGGGCGTCATGGACCGCACGCTGCCCTCGATGGTCGCGCGCGCGCCGGCTTTTCCGATGCAGCAGCAGGCCTGA